DNA sequence from the Candidatus Acidiferrales bacterium genome:
ATCATCACCGCCATTACCGTGCGCCTCATGCGCGCTTCGGAGGCGGTCAAGACGTTGCTCGCAATTTTTGAGACGGTGAACGATGCCAGCGAGACGGTGGCGGATATCACTGCCCGCGCGATTACCCCGGCAGCGTGCGAGATGCTGGACGGATTGAGCCTCAAGGCAGTCGAGGCCGCCACCCACGCCGGCTACCCGCTCGATGCCGGCGCCGTCTTGCTGGTTGAGGTGGAAGGGTTGCGTGAAGCCGTCGAGGTGCAGGCCGGGCAGATTGACGAAGTCTGCCGCGCCCACCACGCGCGAGAAGTCCGCGTCGCCCGAGATGCCCGCGAGCGCGAGCTCCTCTGGACCGGGCGCAAAAACGCCTTCGGGGCCATCGGCCGCCTGGCCCCGAGCTACTACGCGCAAGACGGCGTGATTCCTCGCTCGAAGTTGCCCTTCGTTCTCCGCAAAATTGATGAAATCGGCCGGCGGCACGGCTTTCAAATCGGCAACGTCTTCCACGCCGGCGATGGCAACCTCCATCCGCTGATTCTTTTTGATGAACGCGACCAGGAGCAGTTCCGCCGGGTGGTTGCCGCCGCCAGCGAAATCATGCGGCTCTGCGTCGAACAAGGCGGCTCGCTCACCGGCGAACACGGCGTGGGAATGGAAAAACGCGAGATGATGCCTTTGCTCTTCTCTGACGATGATTTTGCCGCCATGGAAAAGGTCAAGCGCGTCTTCAATCCGGACGGCCGGATCAATCCCGAAAAGGTGATTCCACTGTTGAAAACGTGCAAGGAGATGACGGTGCGGCCGGTGGTGATGCGCCGCGGCGATTGAGAGAGAGCAGCATGCCGGCAGCGACCTCGCTTCTCGAACAGCTTTCCGGAATCGTAGGGGCAACCGAGGTGATCGTCGCGCCGGAAGAGCTGCGGCGATTCTCGGTGGACGGGAAGGTTCCGGGCGCGGTCGCCCGGCCAGGCTCGGCCGATGAAGTGGTCGAGATCGTTCGCCTGGCCCGAAGCGATCGGCTGGCGCTCATGCCGGCTGGGGGTTTCTCCGACGCCCAACTCGGGAACATTCCGCGGCAGCTCGATGTCGTCGTCTCGCTCGCCCGCATGAACCAGGTGCTGGCCTATGACCCGGCCGATTTGACGGTTTCCGTCGAAGCGGGAGCAACGCTGGCGGCGTTCCAGCAAACTCTGGGAGCCCATCGGCAGTTTCTCCCCGTGGATGCTCCTTCGAGGGGGGCGACGGTGGGGGGAATTCTGG
Encoded proteins:
- a CDS encoding FAD-linked oxidase C-terminal domain-containing protein; this encodes MLDKKIIRELKRIVGEDGVLDRREDLLLYEYDGSVERSLPDAVVFPRSTEQVAGIVRLTARGKIPLVGRGAGTGLSGGALAAAGGIVIGFSRMNKILEIDLENLRARVQPGVVNLDLTRAVEASGYFFAPDPSSQKACTIGGNVAENAGGPHTLAYGVTVNHVVGLEVVLANGEVVELGGSVSGSSPDSPGYDLTGVMVGSEGTLAIITAITVRLMRASEAVKTLLAIFETVNDASETVADITARAITPAACEMLDGLSLKAVEAATHAGYPLDAGAVLLVEVEGLREAVEVQAGQIDEVCRAHHAREVRVARDARERELLWTGRKNAFGAIGRLAPSYYAQDGVIPRSKLPFVLRKIDEIGRRHGFQIGNVFHAGDGNLHPLILFDERDQEQFRRVVAAASEIMRLCVEQGGSLTGEHGVGMEKREMMPLLFSDDDFAAMEKVKRVFNPDGRINPEKVIPLLKTCKEMTVRPVVMRRGD